In Lycium ferocissimum isolate CSIRO_LF1 chromosome 11, AGI_CSIRO_Lferr_CH_V1, whole genome shotgun sequence, a single genomic region encodes these proteins:
- the LOC132036901 gene encoding uncharacterized protein LOC132036901 isoform X1 codes for MNSISLISMSAPIIITNTNTKKSEFLSGKWKPQLSSLKCKCSASQSETVYQGIYGPWTIQHSDIREVILYRSGLVTAAASFVLASSTALLPKDSVISNLIERNIDLFYAIGSCGLGLSLYLIHIYVTEIKRTLQALWLLGALGSLATYSALAQPAHKNLVQYVVENPTAVWFVGPLFAALTGLVFKEGLCYGKLEAGILTFVIPSLLLGHLTGVMDDGVKITLLSTWMALFVVFAARKFTQPIKDDIGDKSVFIFNDLPEGEKANLIEKLGQQEYTKNEP; via the exons ATGAATTCCATTTCACTTATTAGCATGTCTGCTCCTATTATTattacaaatacaaatacaaaaaaatcAGAATTTCTGTCAGGAAAATGGAAACCCCAACTATCCTCTTTAAAGTGCAAGTGCAGCGCGTCACAGTCAGAAACCGTTTATCAAGGCATTTATGGCCCTTGGACCATCCAACACTCCGATATTCGAGAG GTAATTTTGTATAGATCAGGATTAGTAACTGCAGCTGCTTCATTCGTTCTTGCATCTTCTACGGCTTTGCTTCCCAAGGATTCAGTTATTAGCAACTTGATTGAGAGAAATATTGATTTATTCTATGCAATTGGATCGTGCGGACTTGGCCTATCATTATATCTTATTCACATTTATGTCACTGAAATTAAACGTACTCTTCAAGCTTTATGGTTGCTCGGTGCTCTTGGATCATTGGCAACATATTCTGCCCTTGCTCAGCCAGCTCACAAGAATTTAGTTCAATATGTTGTCGAGAATCCAACAGCTGTTTGGTTTGTCGGACCACTATTTGCAGCATTGACAGGACTTGTCTTCAAGGAAG GACTTTGCTATGGAAAGTTGGAAGCTGGTATTCTGACATTTGTCATCCCTTCCCTCCTACTGGGGCACCTG ACTGGTGTGATGGATGATGGAGTAAAGATTACCCTATTGAGCACATGGATGGCACTGTTTGTGGTCTTTGCTGCGAGGAAGTTCACTCAGCCTATCAAG GATGATATAGGAGACAAATCAGTATTCATATTCAACGATCTGCCAGAGGGAGAAAAAGCTAATCTGATTGAGAAACTTGGACAGCAAGAGTACACTAAAAATGAACCTTGA
- the LOC132037032 gene encoding adenylate-forming reductase 06235-like: protein MKTGDKFERFSSCRGVAFEIKPRNDPFSVPKPQNIEANSHSSKRSWLPWETFSTKIVPSSSFMQRSMSRTSSHFCDLDIDEDEDDVTLADIEKGYYEKEGSPLQIPQVGSSPLPFLPPKSLSKCENQKSSKSRLSIILLDQGLFTVYKRLFVLSLILNITFLILASTGNFPYARKKAVLFSIGNIFALTLCRSEAFLRVVFWLAVNCLGWSWIPIRIKTIVTSLLQSLGGIHSGCAISSIAWLVYALILTLKDRENTSPEIICVAFAILSLLSLSSFTAFPLVRHLHHNFFERIHRFFGWIALALLWIFITLTISYDHETKSYNTKIGPKLIKQQEFWFTLAITVLIIIPWITVRCVPVEITSPSGHASIIKFEGGIKAGILGRISPSPFSEWHAFGIISDGKKEHMMLAGAVGDFTKSLVVNPPSHLWVRQVHFAGLPYLVNMYNRVLVVATGSGICVFLSFLLQPCSANVCLLWVTKGVEQNFGKEIKEMISGHPKEKVIIHDTALLGRPNVSEMSVEAARKWGAEVVIVTSNPEGSRDVVNACKKSGIPAFGPIWDS, encoded by the coding sequence atgaaaacaGGAGACAAGTTCGAGAGATTTTCAAGTTGTAGAGGTGTAGCTTTCGAAATAAAGCCTCGTAACGATCCATTTTCCGTCCCTAAACCACAAAATATTGAAGCTAATTCCCATAGTAGCAAAAGATCTTGGCTTCCATGGGAAACTTTTAGCACAAAAATTGTTCCATCTTCATCATTCATGCAAAGATCAATGAGTCGCACTAGTAGCCACTTTTGCGATTTAGACatagatgaagatgaagatgatgttACTTTGGCTGATATTGAAAAAGGCTATTATGAAAAAGAGGGGTCACCTTTGCAAATTCCTCAAGTGGGGTCATCACCATTGCCATTTCTTCCTCCGAAATCATTGAGCAAATGCGAAAATCAAAAGTCTTCTAAGTCAAGATTATCGATCATCCTTCTTGATCAAGGCTTGTTTACAGTATACAAGCgattatttgtgctatcttTAATTCTAAATATCACTTTCTTAATTCTTGCTAGTACGGGAAATTTTCCGTATGCAAGAAAAAAAGCTGTCCTGTTTTCAATTGGCAACATTTTCGCTTTGACACTCTGTCGAAGCGAAGCATTTTTGAGAGTGGTATTTTGGCTTGCGGTAAATTGCTTAGGATGGTCTTGGATACCTATACGAATCAAAACAATTGTTACGTCTTTACTTCAATCACTCGGTGGGATCCACAGCGGttgtgcaatttcttcaattgCATGGCTCGTTTACGCCTTAATCCTGACACTGAAAGATAGAGAAAACACTTCCCCTGAAATCATTTGTGTTGCTTTCGCAATTCTTTCACTTCTCTCCTTGTCCTCATTTACTGCCTTTCCTCTCGTTCGCCATCTCCATCACAATTTCTTCGAGAGGATTCATCGTTTTTTTGGATGGATAGCATTAGCACTTCTTTGGATTTTCATAACCTTAACGATTTCTTATGATCACGAAACCAAATCTTACAATACTAAAATTGGTCCCAAATTGATAAAACAACAAGAATTTTGGTTCACATTGGCCATTACCGTGCTAATAATTATTCCATGGATAACTGTGAGATGTGTTCCCGTTGAAATAACATCTCCTTCTGGACATGCTTCGATTATAAAGTTCGAGGGAGGAATAAAAGCGGGAATTTTAGGACGGATTAGCCCATCGCCCTTCTCTGAATGGCACGCGTTTGGTATCATTTCGGATGGGAAGAAAGAGCACATGATGTTGGCAGGCGCGGTTGGTGATTTCACGAAATCTTTAGTGGTGAATCCTCCTAGCCATTTATGGGTTCGACAAGTTCATTTCGCGGGCTTGCCTTATTTAGTAAACATGTACAATAGGGTCTTGGTGGTGGCAACAGGGTCCGGAATTTGTGTTTTtttgtcctttcttttacaaccTTGCTCAGCTAATGTGTGCCTTCTATGGGTGACTAAAGGGGTGGAACAAAATTTCGGTAAGGAGATAAAAGAGATGATAAGCGGGCATCCGAAGGAGAAAGTTATTATACACGATACAGCTTTGCTTGGTCGTCCAAACGTATCAGAAATGAGCGTTGAGGCAGCGCGAAAATGGGGAGCTGAAGTTGTTATTGTTACTAGCAATCCAGAAGGGAGTAGAGATGTGGTTAATGCTTGCAAGAAGTCTGGAATTCCTGCATTTGGTCCTATTTGGGATTCTTGA
- the LOC132036904 gene encoding uncharacterized protein LOC132036904 isoform X2, with amino-acid sequence MQSHVLISQLPADIYKACVEDEKKSHVTALTFVVTSIVKLAGGKINEENLWHQLRRLGLSETDESHPVHGNVKLALEAIVQQRYLHKEKVNGPEGHTTFSELAERALDEPINDGMKSI; translated from the exons ATGCAAAGTCATGTTCTCATAAGTCAGCTACCCGCAGATATATACAAGGCATGTGTGGAGGATGAAAAGAAATCACATGTCACTGCTCTTACTTTTGTCGTTACTAGCATTGTTAAACTTGCTGGAGGAAAAATTAATGAAG AAAATCTTTGGCATCAGTTGAGACGGCTGGGATTGTCTGAAACTGATGAAAGCCATCCTGTTCACGGAAACGTCAAACTAGCATTGGAAGCAATTGTTCAACAAAG ATACTTGCACAAAGAGAAAGTTAATGGTCCAGAAGGTCATACAACGTTTTCTGAACTTGCTGAGAGGGCACTAGATGAGCCAATTAATGATGGAATGAAGAGCATATAG
- the LOC132038219 gene encoding sodium/calcium exchanger NCL2-like: MLSYCLQIIWSEVEKLVYEVEKDGQINYKLLTWAINKSVFQVILGIAMLTLCSKPLVFSIRKLSEEIGMPSFLIPFVIVPVALNARMAIAAIFPASQKCSKTASLTFSEIYGGVIMNNIMGMTTLLAVVWAKDLTWDYSAQVLIVLVACATIGLPALFSNRYPLWTSLLAFSLYPSCASLLPSSVVKNGPIIETYL; this comes from the exons ATGTTGTCTTATTGTCTGCAGATTATATGGAGTGAAGTTGAGAAATTGGTCTATGAGGTGGAAAAAGATGGACAAATTAACTATAAGTTGTTGACATGGGCTATTAACAAATCTGTCTTTCAAGTGATTTTGGGGATTGCAATGCTGACTTTGTGCTCAAAACCACTTGTATTTAGTATTCGAAAGTTGTCTGAAGAAATTGGAATGCCTTCGTTCCTCATTCCCTTTGTGATAGTACCAGTGGCTCTAAATGCAAGAATGGCTATAGCAGCAATCTTTCCAGCAAGCCAGAAGTGCTCAAAAACTGCTTCTTTGACATTCTCAGAG ATATATGGTGGAGTGATCA TGAACAACATCATGGGCATGACAACACTATTGGCTGTAGTGTGGGCAAAGGACTTAACTTGGGATTATTCAGCACAAGTGCTAATAGTTTTGGTGGCATGTGCAACAATTGGGCTTCCTGCATTATTCAGCAATAGATATCCACTTTGGACGAGCCTTTTGGCATTTTCTCTTTACCCCTCGTGTGCTTCTCTTTTACCTTCTTCG GTAGTTAAGAATGGTCCTATCATTGAAACTTATTTGTGA
- the LOC132036904 gene encoding uncharacterized protein LOC132036904 isoform X1, which yields MSFLWQLMQSHVLISQLPADIYKACVEDEKKSHVTALTFVVTSIVKLAGGKINEENLWHQLRRLGLSETDESHPVHGNVKLALEAIVQQRYLHKEKVNGPEGHTTFSELAERALDEPINDGMKSI from the exons ATGTCGTTCCTG TGGCAGCTGATGCAAAGTCATGTTCTCATAAGTCAGCTACCCGCAGATATATACAAGGCATGTGTGGAGGATGAAAAGAAATCACATGTCACTGCTCTTACTTTTGTCGTTACTAGCATTGTTAAACTTGCTGGAGGAAAAATTAATGAAG AAAATCTTTGGCATCAGTTGAGACGGCTGGGATTGTCTGAAACTGATGAAAGCCATCCTGTTCACGGAAACGTCAAACTAGCATTGGAAGCAATTGTTCAACAAAG ATACTTGCACAAAGAGAAAGTTAATGGTCCAGAAGGTCATACAACGTTTTCTGAACTTGCTGAGAGGGCACTAGATGAGCCAATTAATGATGGAATGAAGAGCATATAG